A region of Pleionea litopenaei DNA encodes the following proteins:
- a CDS encoding tetratricopeptide repeat-containing diguanylate cyclase has protein sequence MFKLAYKVLKSFIVIPVKRLSFFFAITSALAVVQEGWQNETQLVAYYQALRDDPNQVLRQLEDTSSLPVKGPSRAFIQLIKSQAHIALVYPEKAIISADEGVAILCPEYRSDLASVNKKDSLFPEECNQSNQGNQILYLRLLLSKASALDLKGNAREGVLIAEQVTNMAKNLDEAVYLESLVTYGLIQISLAKYISAYEMLLEAYQRAPDNLSKDHPWQSKGDIAGLLALVFEYRGEPEVAIRYFEEAVNHYRLLSQRLELSIALYGSARANNRLKNYHTAELQFQESLNLAREIKDQQGVAYSLQELGGVLIAQEKYEAAIDVLKQASDKFAESNNPYMLFGINLKLSHIAILQERLIDAELYFSKALTFLDSDNMPEHKLQALEHGANLAAANQQYEKAFRDLSEVSRQRREQNRQQSFSRLQDIYAEYLTSQQKKSMQLQQLALQRAEDQKRFMSIGIALLLVIAILLSLFLFRSFRYRRTLQQMAEVDGLTKLFNRRHIYHLLAQRFELMRRLKSPLAIALLDLDHFKQINDSFGHSVGDQVLKLFAEVARARLRQSDAIGRVGGEEFMVLLPNTDEKGAIRLLESLLSDIRQISSKLDLATLNVSCSAGIGVLTPSEFNDESHTVQTYIASYLKQIDQALYKAKALGRDRIETV, from the coding sequence ATGTTTAAGCTTGCTTATAAAGTATTAAAGAGTTTTATTGTCATTCCAGTAAAAAGGTTAAGCTTTTTCTTTGCTATCACTTCTGCATTAGCGGTAGTTCAAGAGGGCTGGCAAAATGAGACGCAATTGGTTGCCTATTATCAAGCGTTACGTGATGATCCAAACCAAGTTTTACGTCAACTAGAAGATACTTCCAGTCTTCCAGTTAAAGGGCCATCTCGCGCATTCATTCAACTAATCAAGTCACAAGCGCACATCGCTCTGGTTTATCCTGAAAAAGCGATCATCTCAGCAGATGAAGGCGTAGCGATATTGTGTCCCGAATACAGAAGTGATCTTGCTAGCGTAAACAAAAAGGACTCTTTGTTTCCTGAAGAATGCAACCAATCCAATCAAGGCAATCAGATATTATATCTGCGCCTTTTATTATCGAAGGCATCAGCGCTCGATTTAAAAGGGAATGCTCGTGAGGGAGTACTCATTGCCGAGCAAGTGACTAACATGGCGAAGAACTTAGATGAAGCTGTATATCTAGAATCCTTAGTCACCTACGGACTAATCCAAATATCTTTAGCAAAGTACATCAGCGCATACGAAATGTTGTTGGAGGCCTATCAACGAGCGCCTGATAACCTATCTAAAGATCATCCTTGGCAAAGCAAGGGGGATATTGCTGGTTTACTCGCATTGGTTTTTGAGTACCGAGGGGAGCCAGAAGTTGCGATACGATATTTTGAAGAGGCCGTGAATCACTATCGTCTGTTGAGCCAACGACTCGAATTGAGCATTGCTTTGTATGGTAGCGCTCGAGCCAATAATCGACTAAAGAATTATCATACTGCCGAGCTACAGTTTCAAGAATCGCTTAATTTGGCTCGAGAAATTAAAGATCAACAAGGGGTTGCCTATTCACTTCAAGAGTTAGGTGGAGTGTTAATTGCACAAGAAAAATATGAAGCGGCCATCGATGTTCTAAAGCAAGCAAGTGATAAATTCGCTGAATCAAATAACCCATACATGCTTTTTGGGATTAACTTGAAGTTAAGTCATATTGCCATATTGCAAGAGAGATTAATCGATGCGGAGCTCTATTTCTCAAAGGCTCTAACTTTTCTCGACTCTGACAATATGCCCGAACATAAGCTGCAGGCATTGGAACATGGAGCTAATTTAGCTGCGGCTAATCAACAGTATGAAAAGGCTTTTCGCGACCTATCAGAGGTAAGTCGACAACGTAGAGAGCAAAACCGTCAACAAAGTTTCTCTCGATTACAAGATATCTATGCAGAATATCTAACCTCTCAACAAAAAAAGAGCATGCAACTACAGCAATTAGCGTTGCAGAGAGCAGAAGATCAAAAGCGCTTTATGAGCATTGGAATTGCTTTATTGTTGGTTATTGCAATCTTATTGAGTTTGTTTTTATTTAGGAGTTTTCGCTACCGTCGAACTTTACAACAGATGGCTGAGGTTGATGGCTTAACAAAACTGTTTAATCGACGTCATATTTATCATCTTCTTGCGCAAAGATTTGAACTAATGCGAAGACTAAAAAGCCCTTTAGCCATTGCGTTGTTGGATCTCGATCACTTTAAACAAATTAATGATAGTTTCGGCCACTCCGTTGGTGACCAAGTGCTTAAGCTATTTGCCGAGGTTGCGAGAGCAAGACTACGACAGAGTGATGCGATTGGTCGTGTTGGCGGAGAGGAGTTCATGGTGTTACTGCCAAACACTGATGAAAAAGGCGCAATACGTTTACTGGAGTCCTTACTTTCGGATATTCGACAAATCAGCTCTAAACTGGATCTGGCGACTTTGAACGTTTCTTGTTCAGCCGGTATTGGTGTATTAACTCCGTCAGAGTTTAATGATGAAAGTCATACCGTTCAAACCTACATAGCCAGCTATTTAAAACAAATAGACCAAGCTCTTTATAAGGCAAAGGCGCTTGGTAGAGATCGTATTGAAACAGTATGA
- the elbB gene encoding isoprenoid biosynthesis glyoxalase ElbB: MKIAVVLSGCGVFDGAEIHESVLTLWSLEQNQVDYDCLAPNVQQAHVINHMTGEEMAESRNALVEAARISRGAIIDVAKASADDYDALIFPGGFGAAKNLSDFAFKGADCCTNPDVLAFAQKFASANKPMGFICIAPAMIPKIFNETIDLTIGSDKETAKAINQMGGHHVECPVTEMVVDEQHKVVSTPAYMLAENISQAASGISKLVKEVIRLAK; the protein is encoded by the coding sequence ATGAAAATTGCGGTTGTTTTATCCGGTTGCGGCGTGTTTGATGGTGCAGAAATCCATGAAAGTGTTTTAACCCTTTGGAGTTTAGAACAAAATCAGGTTGACTATGACTGCTTAGCGCCTAACGTTCAACAGGCACACGTCATTAATCATATGACAGGCGAAGAGATGGCAGAGTCAAGAAATGCACTGGTCGAAGCAGCCCGAATCTCTCGAGGAGCTATAATCGATGTGGCTAAAGCTAGTGCCGATGACTACGATGCCTTGATCTTTCCAGGCGGATTTGGCGCAGCGAAAAACCTCAGTGATTTTGCATTCAAAGGTGCCGATTGTTGCACCAACCCTGATGTATTGGCATTCGCTCAAAAGTTTGCCAGTGCTAATAAACCCATGGGTTTTATTTGCATCGCACCAGCTATGATTCCTAAAATTTTTAACGAGACGATCGATTTAACAATAGGTTCGGACAAAGAAACAGCCAAAGCAATCAATCAAATGGGCGGACACCATGTAGAATGTCCGGTAACGGAGATGGTGGTTGATGAACAACATAAAGTCGTCTCTACACCCGCTTACATGCTTGCCGAAAATATCTCTCAAGCAGCTTCCGGTATATCAAAGCTGGTAAAAGAAGTGATTCGTTTAGCAAAATAG
- a CDS encoding serine hydrolase domain-containing protein, giving the protein MMMVRLLMLSLVIISSTSMANNTVEQKAVDAVFAKWDNQVSPGAAVGIFKDGKIVYARGYGMANLEYDLPNNENSVFRIGSTSKQFTAACIVMLSEQGKLSLDDRLGAFFSDLPDHMKSITVKQLLHHTSGVRDYLMLSYLKGLGDEDYYTDDDVIKWLSAQKALNFKPGDEHLYSNSGYWLLGQIVKQVAGMDMATYAEKALFKPLGMKNTHFHNNHKQVVKNRASGYAPSSEEGVYEISMTKLDMIGDGGIFTTINDIKIWDDAYYQSKVLPASFWKTMTEVGVLNSGEALDYAAGLLIGEYKGLKTVSHGGAFVGFRAELLRFPEHKFSVAVFANRSDANPTKMAYQVADIYLAQAFKPVKENDKKSTQANTEQKLTHQQIVGQYEVETGIVLDITDVDGQLHGFQMWNQKEYDLVAVSDNSNTYHIDGDDAIKFTFTEVKDNQSQLMTVSQAGGDSLWKRVKAVDVSTVDINDFVGNYYSEELYVNYQLSVSGGKIYLKVANNTPILVSVAAPDTLTLRSMLANFYRQDGQVKGFHLDAGRVKNIEFVKK; this is encoded by the coding sequence ATGATGATGGTTCGTTTATTAATGTTGTCTTTGGTGATTATTTCATCCACGTCTATGGCGAATAATACGGTCGAACAGAAAGCTGTGGATGCAGTGTTTGCTAAATGGGACAACCAGGTTTCGCCAGGTGCGGCCGTCGGTATATTTAAAGACGGGAAAATAGTTTATGCACGTGGTTATGGTATGGCCAATTTGGAGTATGACCTGCCTAACAATGAAAACAGTGTGTTTCGCATTGGTTCGACTTCAAAGCAATTCACTGCGGCCTGCATTGTTATGTTGAGTGAACAAGGCAAGCTCAGTTTGGATGATCGCCTGGGTGCATTTTTCTCGGACTTACCTGACCACATGAAAAGCATCACCGTGAAACAATTACTGCATCACACCAGCGGTGTCAGAGATTATTTGATGTTGTCGTATTTAAAAGGGCTGGGTGATGAAGATTATTACACCGATGATGATGTCATTAAGTGGTTGTCGGCGCAGAAAGCATTGAACTTCAAACCCGGTGATGAACACTTGTACAGTAATTCGGGCTACTGGCTATTGGGCCAAATCGTCAAGCAAGTAGCTGGCATGGACATGGCAACTTACGCTGAAAAAGCGTTGTTTAAACCTTTGGGCATGAAAAACACTCACTTTCACAATAATCACAAGCAAGTGGTGAAAAACCGTGCTTCCGGTTATGCGCCCAGTTCAGAAGAAGGCGTTTATGAAATCAGCATGACTAAATTGGACATGATTGGCGATGGTGGCATTTTCACCACCATCAATGACATCAAAATTTGGGACGATGCCTATTATCAATCGAAGGTCTTGCCAGCATCATTTTGGAAGACCATGACCGAAGTTGGTGTTTTGAATAGCGGTGAAGCACTTGATTATGCCGCTGGTTTGTTAATTGGCGAATACAAAGGGCTGAAAACCGTCAGTCATGGCGGTGCGTTTGTTGGTTTCAGGGCTGAACTGCTGCGTTTTCCTGAGCACAAGTTTTCAGTCGCAGTGTTTGCCAACCGAAGTGACGCCAATCCAACGAAGATGGCCTATCAAGTGGCGGATATTTATTTGGCGCAGGCTTTTAAACCCGTCAAAGAAAACGACAAGAAATCGACACAAGCCAACACAGAACAGAAACTCACCCACCAACAAATCGTGGGGCAATATGAAGTCGAAACGGGTATCGTATTAGACATAACTGATGTCGATGGCCAGTTGCATGGCTTTCAAATGTGGAACCAAAAAGAATACGATTTGGTAGCGGTCAGTGACAATAGCAACACTTACCACATCGACGGTGATGACGCCATCAAGTTCACTTTCACCGAAGTTAAAGACAATCAGTCGCAACTGATGACGGTATCGCAAGCTGGCGGTGACTCCCTGTGGAAGCGTGTTAAAGCAGTCGATGTTTCTACTGTCGATATCAATGACTTTGTCGGTAACTATTACAGTGAAGAACTGTATGTGAATTACCAACTGTCAGTGAGTGGCGGGAAAATTTATTTGAAAGTAGCCAATAACACGCCTATCCTAGTCTCAGTCGCAGCTCCAGATACATTGACTCTGCGCAGCATGCTGGCTAATTTTTATAGGCAAGATGGTCAAGTTAAAGGCTTTCATTTAGACGCGGGCCGAGTCAAGAACATTGAGTTTGTCAAAAAATAA
- a CDS encoding DUF4253 domain-containing protein, whose amino-acid sequence MNEFDIIKEKKTNGANYDLSSEDIINKLIDWNSKYGVSISHVDHNRFEISFTTLPDNLEALAQDIYSFCPDIIEQGYGCLDEMIEMFEESEQLIPDSIKEQIEGVDLNDDGYGLKVLQNVMSKDKKLVLWWD is encoded by the coding sequence ATGAACGAGTTTGACATTATCAAGGAAAAGAAAACCAATGGCGCTAATTATGACTTATCTTCAGAAGATATTATCAATAAATTGATCGATTGGAACTCCAAATATGGTGTTTCAATTAGTCATGTAGATCATAATCGTTTCGAAATTTCATTTACCACTCTACCCGATAACCTTGAGGCTTTAGCTCAAGACATTTATTCATTCTGCCCAGATATCATTGAACAAGGTTATGGCTGTTTAGATGAAATGATTGAAATGTTCGAAGAATCTGAGCAACTTATCCCTGACTCGATTAAAGAGCAAATTGAAGGCGTCGATTTGAATGACGACGGTTATGGTTTAAAAGTCCTTCAGAATGTTATGAGTAAAGACAAGAAATTAGTGTTATGGTGGGATTAA
- a CDS encoding glucose 1-dehydrogenase — translation MYKVTQNSRTQDRLPEQPLIGYLCKELPDYFNDTNNESFVIEQLQGGASNLTYRVSQGETSVILRRPPSGTKAKTAHDMVREARVIASLDDHYSAAPKVLKVCEDHDVVGSDFFLMDDIRGDTIGKKLPFEASPEQCSELCLHWVHKLVELHSLDITTPDIRSLGKPEGYVERQLTGWIERYKKAQTPDVPDIDFIAEWLNENLPKQSTRASFIHNDFKFDNMILDKDNPTEIIGVVDWEMSTLGDPLLDLGCSLAYWVEANDPTELQMIRRMPTHLPGMFSRDQVFEVYCKEMGFKDLTQQSIKPYYIFGLFRLAGIAQQIYYRFYHGQTDNPMFKDFGKLVGILVATAIRNIREFNESTKEATMSLQAQTLFGLQGKNVLITGASRGIGEAVARLFVANGANVIISSRNQEALDELAKDIGSDKVTAMACHIGEHAAMSQLLENIKRDFGKIDVLINNAATNPFFGELLDTPDSAIEKTIDVNIKGYLTMSQLVGKQMRDTGGGVIINTASVNGVIPAPMQGIYSMTKATVMSMTAALAKECAKYNIRVNAVLPGLTDTKFAQALTKNEKMLKMILPLIPMNRMAQPEEIAPAFLFLASDAASYITGVQLPVDGGLLC, via the coding sequence ATGTATAAGGTAACACAAAATAGCCGGACGCAAGATAGACTGCCTGAGCAACCTTTGATCGGTTATCTGTGCAAAGAACTTCCAGACTATTTCAATGACACTAACAATGAGTCTTTTGTCATCGAGCAGTTGCAAGGTGGCGCGTCTAATTTAACTTATCGGGTGTCGCAGGGTGAAACGAGTGTCATTCTACGAAGACCGCCCAGTGGAACAAAGGCTAAAACAGCGCACGATATGGTGCGCGAAGCTCGAGTTATTGCCTCATTAGATGACCATTATTCGGCAGCACCAAAGGTACTCAAGGTCTGTGAAGATCACGATGTTGTCGGCAGTGACTTTTTCTTGATGGATGATATTCGAGGCGACACGATTGGCAAAAAACTGCCATTTGAAGCCTCTCCCGAGCAATGTTCTGAGCTGTGTCTACATTGGGTCCATAAATTAGTCGAGCTGCATTCATTAGACATCACTACGCCTGATATCCGTTCGCTTGGAAAGCCTGAAGGTTATGTTGAAAGACAACTGACTGGCTGGATCGAGCGATACAAGAAAGCGCAAACTCCTGATGTTCCTGATATTGATTTTATTGCTGAGTGGCTGAACGAAAATCTTCCAAAACAATCTACGCGTGCGAGCTTTATTCATAATGACTTTAAGTTTGACAACATGATTTTAGATAAAGACAACCCGACCGAAATCATCGGCGTTGTTGACTGGGAAATGAGTACACTTGGCGACCCTTTATTAGATCTTGGTTGTTCATTGGCTTATTGGGTAGAGGCCAATGATCCTACGGAGTTACAAATGATCCGTCGAATGCCGACGCATTTACCCGGAATGTTTAGCCGTGATCAAGTTTTTGAAGTCTACTGCAAAGAAATGGGATTTAAAGATTTGACCCAGCAGTCAATTAAACCCTATTACATTTTTGGGCTATTTCGTCTCGCCGGAATTGCGCAGCAAATTTATTACCGGTTTTACCATGGTCAAACAGATAACCCTATGTTTAAAGACTTTGGTAAGTTAGTTGGAATTCTAGTCGCAACAGCGATTCGAAACATTCGTGAATTTAATGAAAGCACAAAGGAAGCAACTATGTCACTACAAGCCCAAACGTTATTCGGATTACAAGGGAAAAATGTATTAATTACCGGTGCAAGTCGAGGCATAGGAGAAGCCGTTGCCCGGTTGTTTGTTGCTAACGGTGCGAATGTGATTATTTCGAGTCGAAACCAAGAGGCGTTAGATGAATTAGCTAAAGATATTGGGAGTGACAAGGTCACTGCCATGGCATGTCATATTGGTGAACACGCAGCCATGAGTCAACTGCTCGAGAATATTAAACGTGATTTTGGAAAAATTGATGTGTTGATTAATAACGCAGCCACAAATCCCTTTTTTGGAGAATTGCTCGATACGCCAGATAGTGCAATCGAAAAAACCATTGATGTGAATATCAAAGGTTATTTAACCATGAGTCAGTTAGTCGGCAAGCAGATGCGTGATACCGGTGGTGGCGTAATTATTAATACAGCGTCTGTAAACGGTGTTATTCCTGCGCCCATGCAAGGGATCTACTCCATGACCAAAGCAACGGTGATGTCGATGACCGCTGCTTTAGCAAAAGAGTGCGCTAAGTATAATATTCGTGTTAATGCAGTATTACCTGGTCTAACCGATACTAAGTTTGCGCAAGCCTTAACGAAAAATGAGAAGATGTTGAAAATGATATTGCCGCTCATTCCGATGAATCGAATGGCACAACCTGAAGAAATTGCACCTGCGTTTTTATTCTTAGCGAGTGATGCCGCAAGTTACATTACCGGTGTTCAATTACCCGTTGACGGTGGTTTATTGTGCTAG
- a CDS encoding TetR/AcrR family transcriptional regulator yields MSLLFINESVNELVNEIEKIESFDEFKKQHGLSQENLWSWFYELHHKTIEIKKASVAKEKLKKIILTTFQISQQKGYALMTLRDLSKASGISLGGIYSYIGSKEQLALMIHQFLPFIFKRVTNSDLLLENTQISPRSRLIQMIKEHVYLSEWLTPWFFFAYMEAKYSSPEIKKVALSNEAQTQALLESVIGQCYTNTKDKPQAFLLAMSLKSQLQSWYLKRPLYKKNHISAEHFIHHLASGLMKGDLNV; encoded by the coding sequence GTGAGTCTGCTTTTTATAAACGAATCTGTGAATGAGCTTGTGAACGAAATTGAGAAAATTGAGTCTTTTGATGAATTTAAGAAACAGCATGGGTTGTCGCAGGAAAACCTATGGTCATGGTTTTATGAATTACATCATAAGACTATTGAAATCAAAAAAGCGTCAGTCGCGAAGGAAAAACTTAAGAAAATAATCTTAACAACTTTCCAAATCAGTCAGCAAAAAGGCTATGCTCTGATGACTTTGCGAGATTTGAGTAAGGCGTCTGGAATAAGTTTAGGTGGAATATACAGTTATATTGGCAGCAAAGAGCAGCTCGCATTAATGATTCATCAGTTCCTACCTTTTATTTTTAAGCGAGTAACCAACAGCGACCTGTTGTTAGAAAACACACAGATATCGCCGAGAAGTCGACTTATTCAGATGATAAAGGAACATGTGTATTTAAGTGAATGGTTGACGCCATGGTTTTTCTTCGCCTACATGGAAGCTAAATATTCGTCGCCCGAAATTAAAAAGGTCGCCTTAAGTAATGAAGCTCAAACACAAGCACTGTTAGAGTCGGTCATAGGTCAATGCTACACAAACACTAAAGATAAACCGCAAGCCTTCTTATTGGCTATGTCATTAAAGTCGCAACTTCAATCTTGGTATTTAAAGCGACCTTTGTACAAAAAGAACCATATTTCTGCTGAGCACTTTATTCATCATTTAGCCAGCGGCTTAATGAAAGGAGATTTGAATGTATAA
- a CDS encoding acyl-CoA dehydrogenase family protein has protein sequence MSKDKLTEFNQQLQWADQFVKEQLIPIEQEIIHADFASVESRLAELRETVKRQGLWAPHMPESVGGTCQSLEALGRLSEVLGQTPIGHYVFGCQAPDAGNMELLAHFGSTEQQQTWLQPLIEGSIRSCFAMTEPDTAGSNPTLLKTRAELVSDQWVINGRKWFTSSADGADVCIVMAVTDEDAAKHQRASMFIVPKSTPGFKIIRNISVMGEPGSGYFSHSEVEFSDCKVPKNALLGGVGEGFALAQTRLGPGRIHHCMRWLGICRRALNIMIDYANKRQVSNRHNLGDMQTIQNWIAESAAEIEAARCLVLKTAEQIERLGFMKAKTQVSMIKYFTANVLQKVLDRSLQTLGALGMTDDTIIAFFFRHERAARIYDGPDEVHKNLVARSLLKNNLYQSSH, from the coding sequence ATGAGTAAAGATAAGTTAACCGAATTTAATCAACAGCTTCAATGGGCGGATCAATTTGTTAAAGAGCAATTGATACCGATAGAGCAAGAAATCATACATGCCGACTTTGCTTCGGTCGAATCGCGTTTAGCTGAATTAAGAGAGACAGTAAAGCGGCAAGGACTTTGGGCGCCTCATATGCCTGAGAGCGTGGGGGGTACTTGCCAATCTCTTGAAGCACTTGGAAGGCTTTCTGAAGTGCTTGGTCAAACGCCGATTGGCCATTATGTTTTTGGTTGTCAGGCTCCTGATGCTGGCAATATGGAGCTATTGGCACATTTTGGTTCAACAGAGCAGCAGCAAACGTGGTTACAGCCGCTCATCGAAGGAAGCATTCGCAGTTGTTTTGCAATGACCGAACCAGACACGGCTGGATCAAACCCCACATTGTTAAAAACCCGTGCTGAGTTAGTGAGTGATCAATGGGTGATTAATGGACGAAAGTGGTTTACCTCGAGCGCTGACGGTGCCGATGTTTGTATTGTCATGGCCGTTACTGACGAAGATGCAGCAAAGCATCAGAGAGCAAGTATGTTTATTGTTCCTAAATCAACGCCTGGTTTTAAAATTATTCGAAATATTTCGGTTATGGGGGAGCCTGGCTCAGGCTATTTCAGTCATTCAGAAGTTGAGTTCAGTGACTGTAAAGTACCTAAAAATGCTCTGTTAGGCGGCGTGGGTGAGGGTTTTGCGCTCGCTCAAACTCGACTTGGGCCTGGTCGAATTCATCATTGCATGCGCTGGCTAGGAATTTGTCGAAGAGCTTTGAATATAATGATCGATTATGCCAATAAACGACAAGTATCAAACCGTCATAATTTAGGTGATATGCAAACGATTCAAAATTGGATCGCTGAATCGGCTGCCGAAATTGAAGCTGCTAGATGTTTGGTATTAAAGACTGCAGAGCAAATTGAGCGGCTGGGTTTTATGAAAGCAAAAACACAAGTCTCGATGATTAAGTATTTTACTGCGAATGTCTTGCAGAAAGTTCTCGATCGTAGTCTTCAAACACTTGGCGCACTAGGTATGACCGATGACACTATCATTGCTTTCTTCTTTCGACATGAACGAGCCGCCCGAATTTATGATGGTCCGGATGAAGTTCATAAAAATTTAGTGGCTAGAAGTTTGTTAAAAAACAATCTCTATCAAAGTTCACACTAG
- a CDS encoding histidine phosphatase family protein codes for MIKILLMRHGQAQFGHADYDHLSPNGFLQARRVADAMYESGEIPDIIASGSLKRQRQTAEQLLDRLGDDLTYQCMPWLNELDSAQLIRHYGASVFRTETRQSIELSEVTRESFPYVLKQLITRWHADEQCPFESFKQFKARIIQGLELLTSSCHQGSSQANTTILLVTSGGVIASVIQHLQQLNLEQLLDSALKLRNASITEILIDQKEWTLGRVNWLPERIEGNNELVTVL; via the coding sequence ATGATTAAAATTTTACTTATGCGCCATGGGCAAGCTCAGTTTGGGCATGCTGACTATGATCACCTATCACCGAATGGCTTTTTGCAGGCGCGCAGGGTGGCCGACGCCATGTATGAGTCAGGTGAGATCCCTGACATTATTGCCAGTGGTTCGCTTAAAAGACAGCGCCAAACGGCAGAGCAGTTGCTCGATCGCTTAGGTGACGATCTTACTTATCAATGTATGCCATGGTTGAATGAACTCGACAGTGCGCAACTTATCCGACATTACGGAGCCAGTGTTTTTCGAACAGAGACGCGTCAGTCGATCGAGCTAAGTGAGGTAACGAGAGAGTCGTTCCCTTACGTACTTAAACAATTGATCACTCGATGGCATGCCGATGAGCAGTGTCCGTTTGAATCGTTTAAGCAGTTTAAAGCTCGCATCATTCAAGGGTTAGAGTTGCTAACATCGTCGTGCCATCAAGGTTCTTCTCAAGCCAATACAACGATTTTATTGGTTACCTCAGGCGGTGTCATTGCTAGCGTTATTCAACACCTGCAACAACTCAATTTAGAACAACTCCTTGATAGCGCTTTGAAGCTTAGAAACGCCAGTATCACAGAGATTTTGATTGATCAAAAAGAATGGACTTTAGGTCGGGTGAATTGGTTGCCTGAGAGAATTGAAGGGAATAATGAATTAGTCACGGTTCTATAG
- a CDS encoding SDR family NAD(P)-dependent oxidoreductase, giving the protein MSKTGDLAMLERFKHRRVLITGGGSGLGAALVKQFLKLRWQVWIADIDLDRAQRFIDSLTESKDYSADFLTQAVKLSHCDISDIHSFQQLQSEVENTWGNLDVLINNAGIASSGLLEDTTPEQWNRTLGVNLTGVYHGCYLFAPLLSRDGPSHMVNVASFAGIALAPAMLSYNVSKAGVIALSESLKMELCVQNISVSVACPAFFETNLVSSMSGTPEAIKAQVNKWMKASKVNADQVAEQIVKSIDANKFMTIAHDYARKLHWLKRFFPNFYYRKVMAKMPSMVARLKSKHTPSSNSSNS; this is encoded by the coding sequence ATGTCGAAAACAGGAGACTTAGCCATGCTAGAGCGCTTTAAACATCGACGTGTATTGATTACAGGGGGAGGCTCCGGGCTCGGTGCAGCCCTGGTAAAACAGTTTCTAAAACTAAGGTGGCAGGTATGGATTGCCGATATCGACCTTGATCGTGCGCAGCGTTTTATCGACTCTTTAACCGAATCAAAAGACTACTCTGCTGATTTCCTGACTCAAGCGGTTAAGCTATCTCACTGCGATATTTCTGACATCCATTCTTTTCAACAGCTACAGTCGGAAGTAGAAAACACTTGGGGCAACCTTGACGTATTAATCAACAATGCAGGAATTGCTTCATCTGGATTATTAGAAGACACGACACCTGAGCAATGGAACAGAACGCTTGGAGTAAACTTAACCGGCGTCTACCACGGGTGTTATCTATTTGCTCCGCTGCTATCGCGAGATGGTCCTAGTCACATGGTTAACGTCGCTTCTTTTGCCGGTATCGCCCTTGCTCCCGCAATGCTCTCGTACAATGTGAGTAAAGCCGGGGTTATCGCACTCAGCGAAAGCCTAAAAATGGAGCTTTGCGTTCAAAATATTAGTGTTTCAGTGGCCTGCCCGGCTTTCTTCGAAACCAACTTGGTATCCTCTATGTCTGGCACGCCAGAGGCGATAAAAGCTCAAGTCAACAAATGGATGAAAGCATCGAAAGTCAATGCCGACCAAGTTGCCGAACAAATCGTTAAATCAATTGATGCCAATAAATTCATGACCATTGCACACGATTACGCTCGTAAACTACACTGGCTAAAACGTTTCTTCCCTAACTTTTATTATCGTAAGGTGATGGCCAAGATGCCTTCAATGGTTGCTCGCCTCAAAAGCAAACATACACCGTCATCAAATTCATCAAACTCATAA